The following are encoded in a window of Candidatus Eisenbacteria bacterium genomic DNA:
- a CDS encoding uracil-DNA glycosylase gives MKELDGFTNVVSAARSYFQTRLAAGEDSIVLSLAKGRLRNAVRSPEEALVKLQKKVAACKKCPLHRTRTNVVFGTGSGKTGLVFVGEAPGRDEDLQGKPFVGRAGQLLTRIIEAVKLDREDVYITNVIKCRPEGNRDPLPQEIELCSVYLAEQLEILKPKAICALGRFAAQAMSGLKLSMADYRNESLFYGGTRVIATYHPAACLRNPSLKRPVWEDVQKLMEVCKNA, from the coding sequence GTGAAGGAGCTTGATGGGTTCACAAACGTTGTTTCTGCAGCAAGAAGCTACTTCCAAACGCGTCTCGCCGCGGGAGAAGACTCCATCGTGTTGAGCTTGGCGAAGGGACGCCTGCGGAACGCAGTCAGATCGCCCGAAGAGGCGTTGGTTAAACTTCAGAAAAAAGTCGCGGCGTGCAAGAAATGCCCGCTTCACAGAACAAGAACAAACGTGGTTTTTGGAACGGGAAGTGGGAAGACGGGCCTCGTATTTGTGGGCGAGGCGCCCGGCAGGGACGAAGATCTTCAAGGAAAACCCTTCGTCGGCAGAGCGGGGCAGCTTCTCACGCGGATAATAGAAGCCGTCAAGCTTGATCGCGAAGACGTCTACATAACGAACGTCATCAAGTGCCGGCCGGAGGGTAACAGGGACCCCTTGCCTCAGGAAATAGAACTCTGCTCCGTCTACCTCGCGGAGCAGCTTGAAATCCTGAAGCCAAAGGCCATCTGCGCACTGGGACGCTTCGCCGCCCAGGCCATGAGCGGACTCAAACTCTCAATGGCAGATTACAGGAACGAGAGTCTTTTTTACGGGGGGACTAGAGTCATTGCAACGTATCACCCGGCTGCCTGCCTGCGAAACCCCTCTCTCAAACGGCCTGTTTGGGAGGACGTCCAGAAGCTCATGGAAGTGTGTAAGAACGCGTGA
- the coaBC gene encoding bifunctional phosphopantothenoylcysteine decarboxylase/phosphopantothenate--cysteine ligase CoaBC has product MSPADQSVLKGKRVLLGITGSIAAYKGVELLRELTKRGATVTVCMTRAAREFVTPLTFEVLSGGRVLTDLFGGSVENTAGLGPEGAPSAVQHIEAAAGSDLILVAPATANIIGKVAAGIADDLLSSIVMAAGGKVLLAPAMNVRMWENEVVRQNVARLRSLGYKFVEPESGALACGEKAKGRLASVETILREVELVLGGTKPLSNVNVLVTTGRTEEPIDDVRYISNRSSGKMGHAIASAARDMGARVTLISGRVSVESPRGVRLVNVRTSAEMRKAVLSSVRNADLVIMAAAVSDFAPASVERGKIPRSAEGFTLKLRGTRDILGELGQKRGKEVLVGFAVEVKDELERGKAKLRKKNLDLIVVNNPLLKGAGFEEDTNIVTMIDRRGSVERLPLLPKYEVAREILKKALALRKKR; this is encoded by the coding sequence ATGAGCCCGGCCGACCAGTCGGTGTTGAAGGGGAAACGAGTATTACTCGGAATAACCGGCAGCATTGCGGCTTACAAGGGAGTCGAGCTCCTGAGAGAGCTTACCAAGCGCGGGGCGACGGTCACCGTGTGTATGACCAGGGCGGCGAGGGAGTTTGTCACCCCTCTCACGTTCGAGGTTCTTTCCGGGGGGAGGGTTCTTACCGACCTCTTCGGAGGTTCCGTGGAGAATACCGCGGGCCTCGGCCCGGAGGGAGCGCCTTCGGCGGTTCAGCACATCGAAGCGGCCGCAGGCTCCGACCTGATTCTCGTGGCTCCCGCGACGGCCAACATCATCGGAAAGGTTGCCGCCGGAATCGCGGACGATCTTCTCAGTTCTATTGTCATGGCGGCCGGGGGCAAAGTCCTTCTTGCCCCGGCGATGAACGTGCGCATGTGGGAAAACGAGGTGGTTCGGCAGAACGTAGCGAGGCTCCGCTCGCTCGGTTACAAGTTTGTGGAACCCGAGAGCGGAGCTCTGGCGTGCGGCGAGAAGGCGAAGGGTAGGCTGGCTTCAGTCGAGACCATTCTTAGAGAGGTCGAGCTTGTCCTTGGAGGAACGAAGCCTCTTTCCAACGTCAACGTGCTGGTTACGACGGGAAGAACCGAGGAGCCGATCGACGACGTGAGGTATATCTCAAACAGATCGAGCGGAAAGATGGGTCACGCGATTGCCTCCGCAGCGAGAGACATGGGAGCGAGGGTAACTTTGATAAGCGGCCGTGTCTCGGTGGAATCTCCCCGCGGAGTCAGGCTCGTGAATGTCAGAACCTCCGCCGAAATGAGAAAGGCGGTGCTGTCGAGCGTTCGCAATGCCGACCTTGTGATTATGGCGGCGGCGGTGAGTGATTTTGCTCCTGCGAGTGTGGAGAGAGGCAAGATACCGCGAAGCGCCGAAGGTTTCACTCTCAAGCTTCGAGGGACCAGAGACATCCTCGGCGAGTTGGGACAGAAGAGGGGGAAGGAAGTTCTAGTAGGTTTTGCGGTCGAAGTGAAGGATGAGCTCGAGAGGGGCAAAGCAAAACTCAGGAAGAAGAATCTGGATCTCATAGTCGTCAATAATCCTCTCCTGAAGGGAGCGGGCTTCGAAGAAGACACAAACATCGTCACGATGATCGATCGAAGGGGAAGCGTAGAGAGACTCCCTCTTCTCCCCAAGTACGAGGTGGCGAGAGAGATTCTCAAGAAGGCGCTGGCGCTCAGAAAGAAGAGATGA
- a CDS encoding DNA-directed RNA polymerase subunit omega gives MKDKRSKDKARKKEEDRMEASGGNTVSSFPNKYEAAIIAAKEAKRINEIMKISGEDPKVKVTLTAIDRVAKGKVKFAYGEPEGRR, from the coding sequence ATGAAGGACAAGAGAAGCAAGGATAAGGCACGCAAGAAGGAGGAAGATCGGATGGAAGCTTCCGGCGGGAACACGGTCAGTTCCTTTCCGAACAAGTACGAGGCGGCAATAATCGCGGCAAAAGAGGCCAAGCGCATAAATGAGATCATGAAGATCTCCGGAGAAGACCCGAAGGTAAAGGTCACACTTACGGCCATCGACAGAGTGGCGAAAGGAAAAGTCAAGTTCGCGTACGGAGAACCGGAGGGAAGGCGCTAA
- the dnaB gene encoding replicative DNA helicase yields the protein MKAQELDTTLGRVPPQSIEAEQSVLGAMLIDANAVGKCLELIKEDGCFYRESHRRIFRAITTIHDRGEPVDLITLGEELKKKGELEQVGGASYLASLFEEVGTAANVEYYCRIVLEKATLRKLIDAGTTIATDAYSSKEESVSILDRAEQLIFGISDTKMRRGFVALRDILGHSFEVIQELYDKKKHVTGVESGYIELDSMTAGFQSCDFVVVAGRPSMGKTSLCMNIAEHAAIRSKVPVGIFSLEMSREQVVLRMLCSEARVDAHRLRTGYLKEAEWPLLTTAAGQLAKAPIYIDDTPAMSVLEMRSKSRRLKTEADVGLIIIDYLQLVRGFGGAENRQQEISQISRALKALAKELEVPVIALSQLSRAVESRGGDRRPVLSDLRESGAIEQDADVVIFIYRPEVYERTDENRGRAELIIGKQRNGPIGTVGLTFISEYTRFESMSRLPEEPF from the coding sequence ATGAAAGCTCAGGAACTCGACACAACGCTGGGTAGGGTGCCGCCGCAATCCATAGAGGCCGAGCAGAGTGTACTCGGTGCGATGCTCATCGATGCAAATGCCGTGGGCAAGTGTCTCGAGCTCATCAAGGAAGACGGTTGTTTCTACCGCGAAAGCCACAGAAGGATCTTCCGCGCCATCACCACCATCCATGACAGGGGAGAACCGGTAGACCTAATCACGCTCGGGGAAGAGCTCAAGAAGAAGGGAGAGCTTGAGCAAGTGGGCGGCGCTTCGTATCTGGCCTCACTCTTTGAAGAGGTGGGCACCGCCGCAAACGTCGAGTACTACTGCCGCATAGTCTTGGAAAAGGCCACTCTCAGAAAACTCATTGACGCCGGAACGACAATCGCGACCGACGCTTACAGCTCGAAAGAAGAGTCGGTTTCGATTCTCGACAGAGCCGAGCAATTGATATTCGGGATATCCGATACCAAGATGAGGCGCGGCTTCGTGGCCCTTCGCGACATCCTGGGACACAGTTTCGAAGTGATCCAGGAACTTTACGACAAGAAGAAACATGTCACAGGAGTGGAGTCAGGCTACATCGAGCTCGATTCGATGACGGCCGGCTTTCAGTCCTGTGATTTCGTGGTCGTCGCGGGGCGGCCTTCAATGGGCAAGACCAGCCTTTGCATGAACATAGCCGAGCACGCCGCGATCAGGTCCAAGGTGCCGGTGGGAATATTCAGTCTGGAAATGTCCAGAGAGCAGGTGGTCTTGAGGATGCTCTGCTCCGAGGCGCGCGTGGATGCGCACAGACTGAGAACCGGATATCTCAAGGAAGCAGAGTGGCCTCTTCTGACTACCGCCGCGGGCCAACTTGCAAAAGCCCCCATTTACATTGACGATACACCCGCCATGAGCGTGCTCGAGATGCGCTCTAAATCCCGCAGATTGAAGACGGAAGCGGACGTGGGACTCATAATCATCGACTATCTCCAGCTCGTCAGAGGTTTCGGCGGCGCCGAGAATAGACAACAGGAGATCTCGCAGATTTCGAGGGCGCTGAAAGCTCTTGCCAAGGAGTTGGAGGTGCCGGTGATTGCTCTTTCGCAGCTTTCGAGAGCAGTCGAGTCGAGAGGCGGAGACAGAAGACCCGTGCTCTCCGACTTGAGAGAATCGGGTGCGATCGAACAGGATGCGGACGTTGTGATCTTTATCTACAGACCGGAGGTCTACGAGCGTACGGACGAAAACAGGGGTAGAGCGGAGCTCATCATCGGCAAGCAGAGGAACGGCCCGATAGGCACCGTAGGCCTCACGTTCATAAGTGAGTACACGCGATTTGAAAGCATGTCCAGGCTTCCCGAGGAGCCCTTCTAG